The Litchfieldia alkalitelluris genome has a window encoding:
- a CDS encoding NAD(P)/FAD-dependent oxidoreductase encodes MRKYIVVGGGILGASTAYHLSKAGANVVLIDRNDKGQATDAAAGIVCPWISQRRNKAWYTLAKNGAKFYHSLIEKLKEDGETDTGYKVVGAISLHTDSKKLDQMIERAHKRREEAPEIGEITRLTAQETQALFPALSDEYESVHISGAARVNGRALRDSLTRAAKKHGAEVVKGDATLIHDNYITKGVRVEEQTYSAEKVIITSGAWANQLLKPLGIHFLGSFQKAQIIHLQMVDVETDSWPVVMPPNNQYIVSFAEGKIVIGATHEDDTGFDLRVTAGGVLEVLEKALNIAPGLADCTLIETRVGFRPFTPGFLPVIGQVPQYEGLLIANGLGASGLTAGPYLGQQLSKLALGEEVELDLSQYDINGAIQKK; translated from the coding sequence GACAAGCTACAGATGCTGCAGCTGGTATCGTGTGTCCTTGGATTTCACAACGTCGGAATAAGGCATGGTACACGCTTGCTAAAAATGGAGCGAAATTTTATCATTCACTAATTGAAAAATTAAAGGAAGACGGTGAAACTGATACAGGTTATAAGGTCGTTGGCGCAATCAGTTTACATACGGATTCAAAAAAATTAGACCAAATGATAGAACGTGCACATAAAAGGCGTGAAGAAGCTCCTGAAATTGGTGAAATCACAAGACTAACAGCACAGGAAACACAAGCTCTCTTTCCAGCACTATCTGATGAATATGAATCTGTTCATATTAGTGGAGCAGCTCGTGTTAATGGAAGAGCACTCAGAGATTCACTTACCCGCGCGGCAAAAAAACATGGAGCTGAAGTGGTTAAAGGAGATGCTACATTAATCCACGACAATTACATAACTAAAGGTGTAAGGGTAGAAGAACAAACATATTCTGCTGAAAAAGTGATTATAACAAGTGGTGCTTGGGCAAACCAATTACTAAAGCCACTAGGAATTCACTTTCTAGGCTCGTTCCAGAAAGCACAAATCATCCATCTTCAAATGGTAGATGTTGAAACTGATTCTTGGCCGGTTGTCATGCCACCTAATAATCAATATATAGTAAGCTTTGCTGAAGGAAAGATTGTAATAGGTGCTACACATGAAGATGATACTGGATTTGATCTGCGTGTAACGGCAGGTGGAGTGCTAGAAGTACTTGAAAAAGCATTAAACATTGCACCGGGTCTCGCTGATTGCACATTAATTGAAACGAGAGTTGGTTTTCGGCCGTTTACACCTGGATTTCTTCCAGTAATCGGACAAGTACCTCAATACGAGGGTCTTCTTATTGCCAACGGATTAGGTGCTTCTGGGTTAACTGCAGGGCCTTACTTAGGACAACAATTATCAAAACTAGCACTAGGTGAAGAAGTAGAGCTCGATTTAAGTCAGTATGACATAAATGGAGCCATTCAAAAGAAATGA
- a CDS encoding nucleotide excision repair endonuclease: protein MIKIDIPKPDISITQRKQVMKEGEPEIKDIYGFIDFHEIPRDKGGIFLFFSNRDELLFVGKARKLRQRIKKHFEDNVSPIKNHRNEVYRIDVCVVEDPMEREIYETYAINTLQSKYNVDKVFYQ, encoded by the coding sequence ATGATCAAAATTGACATTCCAAAGCCAGACATATCCATCACCCAAAGAAAACAAGTGATGAAAGAAGGGGAGCCTGAGATTAAAGATATTTACGGCTTCATTGATTTCCATGAAATTCCAAGAGATAAAGGCGGAATCTTCCTGTTTTTTAGCAATAGAGATGAACTTCTTTTTGTTGGCAAAGCCCGTAAACTAAGACAACGAATCAAAAAACATTTCGAGGATAACGTATCTCCAATCAAAAACCACCGAAATGAAGTATATCGAATTGATGTATGTGTAGTAGAAGATCCAATGGAACGAGAAATCTATGAGACATATGCAATCAATACTCTACAGTCTAAATACAATGTTGATAAAGTGTTTTATCAATAA
- a CDS encoding MATE family efflux transporter encodes MNQTFSTKEKIKQIFILLIPILITQLGMFSMVFFNTIMSGKYNASDLAGVAIGSSIWNPVFTGLSGILLAVSPIVAQHFGEKKDKEVASVVANGIYLAVIIASLVIILGFFLLNPILTIMNLPNSVHETANAYLVGLSFGIIPLFIFNVLRSFIYALGKTRIVMFVLILSLPLNFFLNYVLIFGHWGFPELGGAGAGYATSITYWFIAGMTVFVIKTKTPFSQFQVFANLNQFSLTKCMEILKIGVPMGLSIFFETSMFAAVTILISKFNITTIAAYQSALNIVSFLYMIPISISMAITVLVGYEVGAKRYRDARAYSWIGISLSILIALVTGLMVVIFRYEVAALYSNEEAVILLTAHFLIYALFFQISDAIQATALAALRGYKDVNIAFIMTLVAYWLVCLPVGYVLAHYTKIGAPGYWIGLTAGLLAAGIGLSIRLVYIQKRKYKQYKVSNEFSLT; translated from the coding sequence ATGAATCAAACCTTTTCAACAAAAGAAAAGATCAAACAAATTTTCATATTATTAATTCCGATCCTAATTACACAACTTGGTATGTTTTCAATGGTGTTCTTCAATACGATTATGTCAGGAAAATATAATGCTTCTGACTTAGCGGGAGTGGCCATTGGCTCCTCGATTTGGAACCCAGTTTTTACGGGCCTAAGTGGAATTTTATTAGCTGTATCGCCCATTGTTGCACAACACTTTGGTGAAAAGAAGGATAAAGAAGTAGCTAGTGTTGTAGCCAATGGAATTTATTTAGCAGTGATCATTGCATCACTTGTGATCATTCTAGGCTTCTTTTTATTAAATCCGATCTTAACGATCATGAATTTACCTAACAGTGTTCATGAAACAGCAAATGCCTATTTAGTAGGATTAAGCTTTGGTATTATTCCTTTATTTATTTTTAATGTGCTGAGGTCGTTTATTTATGCATTAGGCAAAACTCGAATTGTCATGTTTGTTCTAATCCTGAGCTTGCCGCTGAATTTCTTTTTGAATTATGTCCTTATTTTTGGCCATTGGGGTTTCCCGGAGCTCGGTGGTGCTGGAGCAGGATATGCAACATCCATCACTTATTGGTTTATCGCAGGTATGACCGTATTTGTGATTAAAACAAAAACGCCTTTTTCACAATTTCAGGTTTTCGCCAACTTGAACCAATTCTCATTAACTAAATGTATGGAAATATTAAAAATAGGTGTACCAATGGGACTTTCAATATTTTTTGAAACGAGTATGTTTGCTGCAGTCACGATTTTGATAAGCAAGTTTAATATTACAACTATTGCTGCCTATCAATCTGCATTAAATATTGTTTCATTTCTATATATGATTCCAATCAGTATTTCTATGGCGATCACTGTTTTAGTAGGATATGAGGTTGGTGCGAAAAGATACCGAGATGCTAGGGCATATAGTTGGATTGGAATTAGTTTATCGATACTAATTGCTTTAGTAACCGGACTAATGGTTGTGATTTTCCGTTATGAGGTTGCAGCGCTTTATTCTAATGAAGAAGCAGTGATTTTACTAACGGCCCATTTCTTGATTTATGCACTGTTTTTCCAGATTTCAGATGCGATTCAGGCAACAGCTCTCGCAGCATTACGAGGATATAAGGATGTTAATATTGCCTTTATCATGACTTTAGTAGCTTATTGGCTTGTTTGTTTACCAGTAGGATACGTATTAGCGCACTATACAAAGATTGGCGCACCTGGATACTGGATTGGATTAACTGCTGGATTACTAGCAGCCGGGATTGGATTATCAATTAGACTAGTTTATATACAAAAACGTAAGTATAAGCAATATAAGGTTTCTAATGAGTTCTCTTTAACGTAA
- a CDS encoding ankyrin repeat domain-containing protein, with product MSMTQIIDEIFQAAKENDFVRLKQLLEENPNLANTENSDGLAPLGFAAHYGNADVVKVLIDYGANINAISHSKISYIPSNTALHAAIAGERNIEVIKLLLTNGADTTIFDSNGHTALHSAAFHDDNVEVLKLLLNHGVEVNAKLDDGVTALELAVEKGYERVVEVLRENGAQ from the coding sequence ATGAGTATGACACAAATTATTGATGAAATATTTCAAGCAGCCAAGGAAAATGATTTTGTGCGCTTAAAACAGTTACTTGAAGAAAACCCTAATCTAGCAAATACAGAAAATAGTGATGGGCTTGCACCACTAGGTTTTGCTGCACACTATGGAAATGCTGATGTAGTCAAGGTGTTAATTGACTATGGTGCCAATATTAATGCAATTTCTCATTCGAAAATAAGCTATATTCCATCCAATACGGCACTGCACGCTGCGATTGCAGGAGAAAGGAATATCGAAGTGATAAAATTACTTTTAACCAATGGAGCCGACACGACGATTTTTGATAGTAACGGACATACTGCCCTTCATAGTGCCGCTTTTCATGATGATAATGTAGAGGTTCTAAAATTGCTCCTAAATCATGGGGTAGAGGTGAATGCTAAGCTTGATGATGGGGTAACAGCTTTGGAATTAGCAGTTGAGAAAGGGTATGAACGGGTGGTGGAGGTTTTACGGGAGAATGGTGCGCAATAG
- a CDS encoding GNAT family N-acetyltransferase translates to MEIRQLNPNDSEIYKILRLEALKNNPEAFSSSFEEEENDSLEKYELRFKGINSFTYGAFKQNQLVGTVTLVLETKKKVLHRATIVAMYVTPEARGLGVGKSLMLQAIQKAKEMNHVNQVYLVVTATNEPAKALYTALGFRTYGIDKEALKIGDTFFDDELMVLNLNKKA, encoded by the coding sequence TTGGAAATCAGGCAACTCAATCCTAATGATAGTGAAATTTACAAAATTCTTAGATTAGAAGCTTTAAAAAACAATCCTGAAGCCTTTAGTTCAAGTTTCGAGGAAGAAGAGAACGATTCTCTTGAAAAATACGAACTTCGCTTCAAAGGAATAAATTCCTTTACATATGGCGCTTTTAAACAAAATCAATTAGTTGGTACAGTGACATTAGTATTAGAGACAAAAAAGAAAGTACTACATAGAGCAACAATCGTAGCCATGTATGTTACACCTGAAGCGCGTGGGCTTGGCGTTGGCAAGAGCTTGATGCTTCAAGCAATCCAAAAAGCCAAGGAAATGAATCATGTCAACCAAGTGTACTTGGTTGTCACAGCAACAAATGAACCAGCGAAAGCCCTTTACACTGCACTTGGTTTCAGGACCTATGGAATAGATAAAGAAGCATTAAAAATCGGAGACACCTTTTTTGATGATGAACTTATGGTTTTAAACTTAAACAAAAAAGCTTGA
- a CDS encoding NCS2 family permease, whose translation MNKTVNYPWYKKEDTDAFFALFQNNLANFVIIAVTMLGMGFPTSIVFGKVIPGAAVAVMVGNLYYAYMANRLAQKEGRTDVTAMSYGISTPVMFVFLFGVLAPAKALTNDPELAWKIAVAAAFLSGLIEALVSFTGNWVRNNLPRAAMLGALAGVALTFIAGEMLFNTFSVPVVGLVALIIIIVGVVGKTAMPFKIPTSLFAVLIGTILAFVLGYQSPEKISEGLSNVGFYPILPSLAAFEGMTYLFGSLIGLLAVILPITIYNAIETMNNVDAMSAAGDSYDVRESQAVDGVGTMLGAVFGGLFPTTVYIATVGSKMMGAGRGYSILNAIVFGIAAMTGVIAAFSAIIPLAAVAPILVFVGMSMVWSAFSANETKYYPAVAIAMLPYFANYVMTRFNNAAGEVVEKISGGIVPLGQGAMFTAIILGAITVAIIDKEFIKASIFSLIGAFLSFVGFMHAPKLALNAAQDYSIAYVLVAVFLGYCALQHAKTNGNSVQDLKSENKLAS comes from the coding sequence ATGAATAAAACCGTCAATTACCCATGGTATAAAAAAGAAGATACAGATGCATTTTTTGCTCTATTTCAAAATAACTTAGCTAATTTTGTAATAATTGCTGTAACAATGCTTGGAATGGGATTTCCTACTAGCATTGTTTTTGGAAAAGTAATTCCTGGTGCCGCAGTTGCTGTTATGGTTGGTAATCTATACTATGCCTACATGGCCAATCGTCTTGCACAAAAAGAAGGACGTACAGATGTAACTGCAATGTCATATGGAATAAGTACACCTGTCATGTTTGTCTTCTTATTTGGGGTTCTTGCTCCAGCAAAAGCATTAACAAATGATCCAGAGTTAGCTTGGAAAATTGCCGTTGCTGCTGCATTTTTAAGTGGACTTATTGAAGCATTAGTAAGCTTTACAGGTAATTGGGTTCGTAACAACCTGCCTCGTGCTGCCATGCTTGGTGCACTTGCAGGGGTAGCACTTACATTTATTGCTGGAGAGATGTTGTTTAACACATTCTCAGTTCCAGTTGTAGGTCTTGTTGCTTTAATTATCATCATTGTAGGTGTTGTCGGAAAAACAGCGATGCCATTTAAAATTCCTACTTCTTTATTTGCAGTATTAATTGGAACAATTTTAGCATTTGTATTAGGTTATCAATCACCTGAAAAAATTTCAGAAGGTCTTTCAAATGTAGGTTTTTATCCAATCTTACCAAGTCTTGCAGCCTTTGAAGGAATGACCTATTTATTTGGATCTTTAATCGGACTATTAGCAGTTATTTTACCAATCACGATTTACAATGCGATTGAAACAATGAACAATGTGGATGCAATGTCAGCTGCTGGTGATTCATATGATGTTCGTGAAAGCCAAGCTGTTGATGGTGTTGGTACAATGCTTGGAGCTGTATTTGGAGGATTATTCCCTACAACAGTATATATTGCAACAGTCGGTTCAAAAATGATGGGCGCAGGTCGTGGATATAGTATCTTAAACGCAATTGTGTTTGGAATTGCAGCAATGACAGGTGTAATTGCCGCCTTTTCAGCAATCATTCCATTAGCAGCAGTTGCTCCAATCCTTGTGTTTGTTGGAATGTCCATGGTCTGGTCAGCATTTTCAGCTAATGAAACAAAATACTATCCAGCAGTAGCGATTGCAATGCTTCCATACTTTGCAAACTATGTGATGACACGTTTTAATAATGCAGCAGGTGAAGTGGTCGAGAAGATTTCTGGAGGAATTGTTCCATTGGGACAAGGTGCAATGTTTACAGCGATTATTCTAGGTGCAATTACTGTTGCGATCATTGATAAGGAATTTATAAAAGCGAGTATCTTCTCTTTAATTGGTGCGTTTCTATCATTTGTTGGATTTATGCATGCACCGAAATTAGCGCTTAATGCCGCTCAAGATTATTCCATTGCATATGTGTTGGTGGCAGTATTCTTAGGTTATTGTGCTTTACAGCATGCTAAGACTAATGGTAACAGTGTACAAGATCTAAAAAGTGAGAATAAGTTAGCTTCATAA
- a CDS encoding xanthine phosphoribosyltransferase, which translates to MKQLMNAIIEKGFVISDGVLKVDSFLNHQIDTNLMINIGKEFAQRFKNENITRILTIETSGIAPSFIAANELNVPLVFARKKKSLTMNNDLYTSSVYSFTKQETAEISVSKNFLLPGEKVLIIDDFLANGQAALGLTNIVEQAGAEVAGIGIVIEKSFQNGRHVLEEAGYKVESLARIQSLTDGTVTFLTEQPILSN; encoded by the coding sequence TTGAAACAACTTATGAATGCAATTATTGAAAAGGGTTTTGTCATTTCTGATGGAGTTTTAAAAGTTGATAGTTTTCTTAATCATCAAATTGATACAAACCTTATGATCAATATAGGTAAAGAATTTGCACAGAGATTTAAGAATGAAAACATTACAAGAATCTTAACAATTGAAACATCTGGAATCGCACCAAGCTTTATCGCTGCAAATGAACTAAATGTACCTCTTGTTTTTGCACGAAAAAAGAAATCATTAACCATGAACAATGATTTGTATACAAGTAGCGTTTATTCGTTCACAAAACAAGAGACTGCGGAAATTTCCGTTTCAAAGAATTTCTTACTTCCTGGTGAAAAAGTACTTATTATTGATGACTTTCTTGCGAATGGACAAGCTGCTCTTGGATTAACAAATATCGTTGAACAAGCCGGTGCAGAAGTTGCTGGTATTGGAATTGTCATTGAAAAATCATTCCAAAATGGGCGACACGTTCTTGAGGAAGCTGGCTACAAAGTCGAATCATTAGCTAGAATTCAATCTTTAACAGATGGTACAGTCACATTTTTAACCGAACAACCAATATTATCTAATTAA
- a CDS encoding YdbC family protein: protein MAEIKYEIVKNIGVLSENQKGWRKELNLVSWNGREPKFDLRDWSEDHEKMGKGVTLSQEEVNALKEILANLNN from the coding sequence TTGGCAGAAATCAAATACGAAATTGTGAAAAATATTGGTGTACTCTCAGAAAATCAAAAAGGCTGGCGAAAGGAATTAAACCTAGTAAGCTGGAATGGTCGTGAGCCAAAGTTTGATTTAAGAGATTGGTCAGAGGATCATGAGAAAATGGGGAAGGGTGTAACATTATCGCAAGAGGAAGTTAACGCCTTAAAGGAAATTTTAGCAAACTTGAATAACTAA
- a CDS encoding GNAT family N-acetyltransferase, producing the protein MFVHKIDEELSLKLIQQQDAERVFQLTENSRKYLRQWLPWLDGTTTVEDTKGFIAAVIKSYAENKGLTSVIIYKNEIVGIASYNQIDWTNKIAYIGYWLGEPYQGNGIMTRVAGALTSYALKELKLNKVEIRAAEENHKSRSVPVRLGFIEEGRIRQAEWLYDHYVDHVVYGILASEWNEK; encoded by the coding sequence ATGTTTGTACATAAAATTGATGAAGAACTATCATTAAAATTAATACAGCAACAAGATGCAGAACGAGTATTTCAACTAACCGAGAACTCAAGAAAATACTTAAGACAGTGGTTACCATGGTTGGACGGAACAACTACAGTTGAGGACACTAAAGGTTTTATAGCTGCTGTGATAAAAAGCTATGCTGAAAATAAAGGCTTAACATCAGTTATCATTTATAAGAATGAAATCGTTGGGATAGCTTCATATAATCAGATTGACTGGACAAATAAGATTGCATATATTGGCTATTGGCTCGGTGAACCATATCAAGGAAATGGGATTATGACAAGAGTGGCAGGGGCATTGACTAGTTATGCACTGAAAGAGTTGAAATTAAACAAAGTTGAAATTCGTGCAGCTGAAGAAAACCACAAAAGTAGATCTGTTCCCGTACGGTTGGGATTTATAGAAGAAGGTAGAATAAGACAAGCAGAATGGCTATATGATCACTATGTCGATCATGTAGTTTATGGAATCCTTGCAAGTGAGTGGAATGAAAAGTAA
- a CDS encoding D-2-hydroxyacid dehydrogenase yields the protein MTSDLAEHPKKTKPYVYVRYNIPEKYVGKMKEVCEEIIIEPWVYGTPEPEPISDLSQVNVIATLGLQDPLTIIKQTPNLKWIQSLSVGLDAMLHEDIRKSELVITNVKGCTSVPIAEHTIAMITAFSRGVPAMIRNQLSKTWARIPVMDLEDTTVGIIGYGVIGMEIANRCKSLGMKVIGCRKHPGKSNENDPADFVVGMGEADQLLAQSDFLILSLPSTDETYRFMNSEKFKRMKKGSYFINVGRGNTIVEDDLLEVLQNGHLNGAALDVFDIEPLPDDHPFWNQENIIISPHNAFFSPKTMDRYMELFIENLQRYYEEKPLLNVIDKDLGY from the coding sequence ATGACCTCTGATTTAGCCGAACATCCTAAAAAAACAAAGCCCTATGTGTACGTTAGATACAACATCCCAGAAAAATATGTGGGTAAAATGAAAGAAGTATGTGAAGAAATTATTATTGAGCCGTGGGTTTATGGAACGCCAGAACCAGAACCTATCTCTGATTTATCTCAAGTGAATGTGATCGCAACACTTGGTCTTCAAGATCCATTAACGATCATCAAACAAACACCAAATCTGAAATGGATTCAATCTCTAAGTGTGGGGTTGGATGCAATGCTTCACGAGGATATCCGAAAAAGCGAACTAGTTATAACCAATGTAAAAGGTTGTACATCGGTTCCTATTGCTGAGCATACGATTGCTATGATTACAGCCTTTAGCCGGGGAGTACCCGCAATGATTCGAAATCAATTAAGTAAAACATGGGCACGAATTCCAGTGATGGACCTAGAAGATACGACGGTTGGGATTATCGGATATGGTGTGATTGGGATGGAAATAGCAAATAGGTGTAAATCGCTTGGTATGAAGGTAATAGGCTGCCGAAAACACCCTGGAAAAAGCAATGAAAATGATCCCGCAGATTTCGTAGTTGGAATGGGGGAAGCTGATCAATTACTTGCACAGTCTGATTTCCTAATCCTCTCACTACCTTCTACAGACGAAACATATCGCTTTATGAATAGTGAAAAATTTAAAAGGATGAAAAAAGGTAGTTATTTTATCAATGTGGGGCGGGGAAACACAATCGTTGAGGATGATCTTTTAGAGGTTTTACAAAATGGGCATTTAAATGGGGCTGCATTGGATGTATTTGATATCGAGCCATTGCCGGACGATCATCCTTTCTGGAATCAAGAAAACATCATCATCTCACCACATAATGCTTTTTTCTCTCCTAAAACGATGGATCGTTATATGGAATTATTCATTGAGAATTTACAGCGTTATTATGAAGAAAAGCCATTATTAAATGTGATTGATAAAGACCTAGGTTATTAA
- a CDS encoding aminotransferase-like domain-containing protein, whose product MSTSEFSFSRRFSSHIAEIGTAFPSRVVDAIPLSFGFPAPETLPITLLSDSTARALQTQGEQALQYTGGIGPSKVVEWIKNRSSLRSIDVDNNEIIVTTGSMQAIDLAVRTLTDPGDQVWIEGPSFFGAIRIFKLAEVELSAFPIDEHGVKVDLIEDALIYARDNELPLPKMIYIMPNYHNPGGINLSLERRIKLAELAKEYNFFILEDDAYVELTFGHKYLPAIYSFAPERVIYLSTFSKIIAPGVRVGWAIACSEIIAKMRMLKVDGQTSVFVQEIIHQFLESMNMEAHLSKLNAIYCSRRNAMIEAIDEFFKDDVSYDVPEGGFFLWLTFPLETNTSDLLEQSLETGVNYIPGEHFYLNNEGSNQLRLCFTFCNEEKIKEAISRLAEAYYELKMNPEYLKEVL is encoded by the coding sequence ATGTCAACAAGCGAGTTTTCTTTTTCAAGACGATTTTCTAGTCATATAGCTGAGATTGGTACTGCTTTTCCCTCAAGGGTAGTTGATGCCATCCCACTATCTTTTGGGTTTCCGGCTCCTGAAACATTACCTATCACATTACTTTCAGATTCAACAGCAAGGGCACTTCAAACCCAAGGCGAGCAAGCATTACAGTACACGGGAGGAATCGGTCCCTCAAAAGTCGTTGAATGGATTAAGAATCGCTCTTCATTACGATCAATTGATGTAGATAACAATGAAATCATCGTTACAACAGGATCGATGCAAGCTATTGATTTAGCTGTAAGAACCTTAACTGATCCTGGTGATCAAGTATGGATTGAAGGTCCTTCATTTTTTGGAGCGATTCGAATTTTCAAACTAGCAGAAGTAGAACTTTCCGCTTTCCCGATTGATGAACACGGGGTAAAAGTCGACTTAATTGAAGATGCATTAATTTATGCTCGGGACAATGAATTACCATTACCAAAAATGATTTATATCATGCCAAATTATCACAATCCAGGAGGCATAAATCTTTCACTTGAACGAAGAATCAAATTAGCTGAGTTGGCTAAGGAATATAACTTCTTTATTTTAGAAGACGATGCCTATGTAGAACTAACATTTGGTCATAAATATCTACCAGCTATCTATTCATTTGCTCCAGAGCGAGTGATTTACTTAAGTACATTTTCTAAGATTATTGCACCTGGTGTTCGGGTTGGGTGGGCCATTGCTTGTAGTGAAATCATCGCTAAAATGAGGATGCTTAAGGTCGATGGTCAAACCAGTGTTTTTGTTCAAGAAATTATCCATCAATTCCTTGAAAGTATGAACATGGAAGCACATCTTTCCAAACTGAATGCGATCTATTGCTCTAGAAGAAATGCGATGATAGAAGCAATTGATGAATTCTTCAAAGATGATGTTTCATATGATGTCCCTGAAGGTGGATTTTTCTTATGGCTTACTTTCCCACTGGAAACAAATACAAGTGACTTATTAGAACAATCACTTGAAACTGGTGTGAACTATATTCCTGGTGAACATTTCTATTTGAATAATGAGGGGTCTAACCAACTACGCTTGTGCTTTACCTTCTGTAATGAGGAAAAAATTAAGGAGGCTATTAGTCGGTTGGCAGAGGCCTATTATGAATTAAAAATGAATCCTGAATACCTTAAGGAGGTGTTATAA
- a CDS encoding MFS transporter, whose protein sequence is MSKRSFYLLAFIMFLSMTGYGVVLPALPYLADELGLSSFQMGSLITGWAFTQFLVVPFWGRLADKLGRKPILVFGLLGFGLAFLLLLFAKSYLHLLLIRMIGAFLSSGTQPAALALVTDSFDKKERSQALAKMAAANALGFLCGPAVGAMFSPMGINVPFIVAGTLSLITIPVVLLYLKEPPHNTSTKELPSFSQSLKLMITPRFRELFFITFGLAVAASSLFSMLGYYLIEQFEALPSQTGIAFSIQSGAAVAIQLFIIGWLYQRYRDINIAKTGFLFEAGGFLLIVVSFTFPLALMGCVCIGIGQALSRPTLLSLLSKQESFGQGTVMGLQQSMDSLGRTIGPLVAGLLFTFSPSAPFLSALTICVVMFFLFSISFKTHSKPQKIAQGSSN, encoded by the coding sequence ATGTCAAAACGATCTTTCTATCTGTTGGCTTTTATTATGTTTTTATCAATGACTGGTTATGGTGTAGTTTTGCCAGCTCTACCTTATTTGGCGGATGAACTTGGACTCAGCTCTTTTCAAATGGGGAGTTTGATTACAGGTTGGGCATTTACACAGTTTCTTGTTGTTCCCTTTTGGGGAAGATTGGCTGATAAATTGGGTAGAAAGCCAATATTAGTGTTTGGACTATTGGGTTTTGGTTTAGCATTTCTATTATTATTGTTTGCCAAGTCTTATCTTCATCTACTGCTCATCCGGATGATTGGTGCATTCCTTTCTTCTGGAACTCAGCCAGCCGCTCTTGCACTTGTGACTGATTCCTTTGATAAAAAAGAAAGAAGCCAAGCATTAGCAAAAATGGCTGCAGCCAATGCCCTTGGTTTTTTATGCGGACCAGCGGTTGGAGCAATGTTTTCACCAATGGGAATTAATGTTCCTTTTATTGTTGCAGGAACATTAAGTTTAATTACAATTCCGGTTGTTTTACTCTATCTCAAGGAACCACCACACAATACTTCAACAAAAGAATTACCTTCATTTTCTCAATCATTAAAGCTCATGATTACACCTAGATTCCGCGAATTATTCTTTATTACCTTTGGTTTAGCTGTTGCAGCTTCAAGTTTATTTTCCATGCTAGGCTATTATTTAATCGAACAATTTGAGGCATTGCCAAGTCAAACAGGAATTGCATTTAGCATTCAATCTGGCGCAGCAGTTGCCATTCAGCTATTTATCATTGGATGGTTATATCAAAGATACCGTGACATTAATATTGCCAAAACTGGTTTTTTGTTTGAAGCAGGTGGATTTCTACTAATTGTAGTTTCTTTTACATTTCCACTGGCTCTGATGGGCTGTGTTTGTATTGGAATCGGTCAGGCGCTTTCACGTCCAACCTTGCTTTCCTTGTTATCCAAACAAGAATCTTTCGGACAGGGTACAGTGATGGGACTTCAACAATCAATGGATAGTTTAGGACGGACAATTGGTCCTCTAGTAGCTGGATTGCTTTTTACATTTAGCCCATCTGCTCCTTTTTTAAGTGCATTAACTATTTGTGTAGTTATGTTTTTCCTTTTTTCAATTAGCTTTAAAACTCATTCCAAACCACAAAAAATTGCTCAAGGCAGTTCAAACTAA